The proteins below are encoded in one region of Amycolatopsis magusensis:
- a CDS encoding sodium:solute symporter family protein, whose translation METLDWIVVGAYFFVMVAIGLWSKNRIRNVVDFFTAGGKMPWWLSGISHHMSGYSAVMFVAFASEAYRLGLTVYVWWALTIGVGVGIGSWLFAARWNRLRAKHGVASPLEYLARRYNVPTQQVMAWSGAVLKVVDIAAKWSAVAILLRGFAGVPIEVGILLVGVVTMIYSVMGGLWADALTDFGQFIIQAAAGIVMFVAVAAHFGGIQFLWEIWDQLPADRSQPLNGDYTSTFFLALFVIKTLEYNGGMWNLAQRYMAAPDGAAARKSAMLSSFLWLVWPLVLFFPMWAAPLIVPDLTNAGDAYIELGKVMLPVGMIGLVLAGFFSHTMAMVSSDANVISAVITRDMLPRLWKGARRMSQDAQLKLARITTFLFIGLSMAIALSLDTNGGVLKVVVDLVAATMGPIAVPLMLGLLPWFRRMGPISALTSTLAGLTVWATLYISQQNGVKVPKEALVAYPLLTSLVLFVVIGLVFSQRTPDRDQLIDSLSTDERTTEPGDPGEPARVAAK comes from the coding sequence ATGGAGACGCTGGACTGGATAGTGGTCGGCGCTTACTTCTTCGTGATGGTGGCGATCGGCCTGTGGTCGAAGAACCGCATCCGGAACGTGGTCGACTTCTTCACCGCCGGCGGCAAGATGCCGTGGTGGCTGTCCGGGATCTCGCACCACATGTCGGGCTACAGCGCCGTCATGTTCGTGGCGTTCGCGAGCGAGGCCTACCGGCTCGGCCTCACCGTCTACGTCTGGTGGGCGCTGACCATCGGCGTCGGCGTGGGCATCGGCAGCTGGCTGTTCGCCGCGAGGTGGAACCGGCTGCGGGCCAAGCACGGCGTCGCCTCGCCGCTGGAATACCTGGCACGGCGCTACAACGTGCCGACCCAGCAGGTGATGGCCTGGTCGGGTGCGGTGCTCAAGGTGGTCGACATCGCGGCGAAGTGGTCCGCGGTGGCCATCCTGCTGCGCGGTTTCGCGGGCGTGCCGATCGAGGTCGGCATCCTGCTGGTCGGCGTGGTCACGATGATCTACTCGGTGATGGGCGGGCTGTGGGCCGACGCGCTCACCGACTTCGGCCAGTTCATCATCCAGGCCGCGGCGGGCATCGTGATGTTCGTGGCGGTGGCCGCGCACTTCGGCGGCATCCAGTTCCTCTGGGAGATCTGGGACCAGCTGCCCGCCGACCGGAGCCAGCCGCTCAACGGCGACTACACCTCCACCTTCTTCCTGGCGCTCTTCGTGATCAAGACGCTGGAGTACAACGGTGGCATGTGGAACCTGGCGCAGCGGTACATGGCCGCGCCGGACGGGGCGGCGGCGCGCAAGTCGGCCATGCTGTCCAGCTTCCTGTGGCTGGTCTGGCCGCTGGTGCTGTTCTTCCCGATGTGGGCCGCGCCGCTGATCGTGCCGGACCTGACCAACGCCGGTGACGCCTACATCGAGCTGGGCAAGGTGATGCTGCCGGTCGGCATGATCGGGCTGGTGCTGGCGGGCTTCTTCTCGCACACCATGGCGATGGTGTCCTCGGACGCCAACGTGATCTCGGCGGTGATCACGCGAGATATGTTGCCGAGGCTGTGGAAGGGCGCCCGGCGGATGAGCCAGGACGCGCAGCTGAAACTGGCGCGGATCACCACCTTCCTGTTCATCGGGCTGAGTATGGCGATAGCCCTGTCACTGGATACCAACGGCGGCGTGCTCAAGGTCGTGGTCGACCTGGTGGCCGCCACGATGGGCCCGATCGCGGTGCCGCTGATGCTCGGCCTGCTGCCGTGGTTCCGGCGGATGGGCCCGATCTCGGCGCTCACCTCCACCCTGGCCGGCCTGACGGTCTGGGCGACGCTGTACATCTCGCAGCAGAACGGGGTGAAGGTGCCGAAGGAGGCGCTGGTGGCCTACCCGCTGCTCACCTCGCTGGTGCTGTTCGTGGTGATCGGGCTGGTGTTCTCGCAGCGCACGCCCGACCGGGACCAGCTGATCGACTCGTTGTCCACCGACGAGCGGACCACCGAACCCGGTGACCCCGGCGAACCCGCCCGGGTAGCCGCGAAGTAG
- a CDS encoding LysR family transcriptional regulator — MFDLVRLRVLVAVAREGSVTAAADALHYAQPSVSHHLARLEAEAGVPLLQRAGRGVRLTEAGELLVRRAEEILGQVESARAELAAHAGLRTGRVRLAAFPTALATLVPAAAAWLAAEHPGVDLALTEAEPPEALTALRNGDADVALVFEHDHEPDLRNVRMTPLLEEPLYAVTAADRDWAGPRAELATYAGERWIAGCPRCRAHLVKACAEAGFEPEITFETDDYVAVQALVAAGLGVSTLPGLALLANRNTAVRTDRLPGHLRRVLVATYGKPPLPLPAQALTDALTATATTPRWP, encoded by the coding sequence GTGTTCGATCTCGTCCGCCTGCGGGTGCTGGTGGCGGTCGCCCGGGAAGGTTCGGTGACCGCGGCCGCTGACGCGCTGCACTACGCGCAGCCGTCGGTGAGCCACCACCTGGCGCGACTGGAAGCCGAGGCCGGGGTGCCGTTGCTGCAGCGGGCAGGGCGAGGTGTCCGGCTCACCGAGGCCGGAGAACTGTTGGTGCGGCGGGCCGAGGAAATACTGGGGCAGGTCGAGTCGGCGCGAGCGGAACTGGCCGCGCACGCCGGTTTGCGCACGGGACGGGTCCGGCTCGCGGCCTTCCCGACCGCGCTGGCGACGCTGGTCCCGGCGGCGGCCGCGTGGCTGGCCGCCGAGCACCCCGGCGTCGACCTGGCGCTCACCGAGGCCGAGCCGCCGGAAGCGCTGACCGCGTTGCGCAACGGCGATGCCGACGTGGCGCTGGTGTTCGAGCACGACCACGAGCCGGACCTGCGGAACGTGCGGATGACGCCGCTGCTGGAGGAGCCGCTGTACGCGGTGACCGCGGCCGATCGTGACTGGGCGGGCCCGCGCGCGGAACTGGCGACCTACGCCGGGGAACGGTGGATCGCGGGCTGCCCGCGGTGCCGGGCGCACCTGGTGAAAGCGTGCGCGGAAGCGGGTTTCGAGCCGGAGATCACCTTCGAGACCGACGACTACGTCGCCGTGCAGGCACTGGTCGCGGCGGGACTGGGGGTGAGCACGCTACCCGGCCTGGCGTTGCTGGCGAACCGGAACACAGCCGTGCGCACCGACCGCCTTCCCGGTCACCTGCGCCGAGTTCTCGTTGCCACCTATGGGAAACCGCCGCTACCGCTCCCCGCTCAGGCGCTCACCGATGCGCTCACGGCCACCGCCACGACCCCGCGATGGCCGTGA
- a CDS encoding AzlD domain-containing protein, with translation MSELWVSILLVAAVSVGIKAAGPALLGDRELPPWASAVIAALAPALLAGLVVTDVTGQGWSALDWRLCAGLGVAGGAYLLKLPALPSITLAVVVTAGLRWVV, from the coding sequence ATGAGTGAACTCTGGGTGAGCATCCTGCTCGTCGCGGCGGTCAGCGTGGGGATCAAAGCAGCCGGTCCCGCGTTGCTGGGCGACCGTGAGCTGCCGCCGTGGGCTTCGGCGGTGATCGCCGCGCTCGCGCCCGCGCTGCTGGCCGGGCTCGTGGTCACCGACGTCACCGGTCAGGGCTGGTCCGCGCTCGATTGGCGGCTCTGCGCCGGACTCGGCGTGGCGGGCGGTGCCTACCTGCTCAAGCTGCCCGCCCTGCCGTCCATCACGCTCGCCGTGGTGGTCACCGCGGGGCTGCGCTGGGTGGTGTGA
- the crtI gene encoding phytoene desaturase family protein yields MTDHVVVVGAGLAGLSAALHLLGSGREVTVVEQDERPGGRAGQSSRDGYHHDTGASVFTMPELLDEAFAAVGESTSDRLRLIRLDPAYRAHFADGSTLALHTDGDAMEAEIRAFAGPGEAAGYRRLRTWLTELYAAQKDHFIGDNFDSPADLVRPELAKLAALGGFGRLGPRMARYLRDERVRRLFSFQSLYAGLDPMRAIGAYGVISYMDTVAGVYYPAGGIGKVAEAMVAAAEKAGAKLKFATHAAWLERRGSHVDAVRTSGGERIACDAVVVATELDAAYQLLGARPRRPLPLRYSPSAVVLFGHTGRSWPELDHHTIFFGGAWERTFGEIIRQGRLMSDPSLLVTRPTATDPSLAPAGRQVVSVLAPAPNLHAGHVDWARVGPAYREELVRTLEKRGLSGFSEEFEIVDAVTPADWAARGLGAGTPFSLAHTFAQTGPFRPRNVLRGIENAALAGCGTTPGVGIPPVLISGKLAAARILARTGAAVAHRG; encoded by the coding sequence GTGACAGACCACGTCGTGGTGGTCGGCGCCGGGCTCGCCGGGCTGTCGGCCGCACTGCACCTGCTGGGTTCGGGCCGCGAGGTCACCGTGGTCGAACAGGACGAGCGCCCCGGCGGGCGCGCGGGCCAGTCCTCCCGCGACGGCTACCACCACGACACCGGCGCCAGCGTGTTCACCATGCCGGAACTGCTGGACGAGGCCTTCGCCGCGGTCGGTGAGTCCACTTCGGACCGCCTGCGGCTGATCCGGCTGGATCCGGCCTACCGCGCGCACTTCGCCGACGGCAGCACGCTCGCGCTGCACACCGACGGCGACGCGATGGAGGCGGAGATCCGCGCGTTCGCCGGTCCGGGTGAAGCGGCCGGTTACCGGCGGTTGCGCACCTGGCTGACCGAGCTGTACGCGGCGCAGAAGGACCACTTCATCGGCGACAACTTCGACTCCCCCGCCGACCTGGTCCGCCCGGAACTGGCGAAACTGGCCGCGCTCGGCGGGTTCGGCAGGCTCGGCCCGCGGATGGCACGGTACCTGCGCGACGAGCGCGTGCGGCGGCTGTTCTCCTTCCAGTCGCTCTACGCCGGGCTGGACCCGATGCGCGCGATCGGCGCGTACGGCGTCATCTCCTACATGGACACCGTCGCCGGGGTCTACTACCCGGCCGGTGGGATCGGGAAGGTCGCCGAAGCCATGGTGGCCGCGGCGGAGAAGGCCGGGGCGAAGCTGAAGTTCGCCACGCACGCGGCGTGGCTGGAGCGGCGGGGGTCCCATGTGGACGCCGTGCGCACCAGCGGTGGTGAGCGGATCGCCTGTGACGCGGTGGTGGTGGCCACCGAACTGGACGCGGCGTACCAGTTGCTCGGCGCCCGGCCGCGACGGCCGCTGCCGCTGCGGTACTCGCCCTCGGCGGTGGTGCTGTTCGGGCACACCGGCCGGTCGTGGCCGGAACTGGACCACCACACCATCTTCTTCGGCGGTGCCTGGGAACGGACCTTCGGTGAGATCATCCGCCAGGGCAGGCTGATGAGCGATCCGTCGCTGCTGGTCACCCGGCCGACCGCGACCGACCCCTCGCTCGCCCCGGCGGGCAGGCAGGTGGTCTCGGTGCTGGCACCCGCGCCGAACCTGCACGCGGGCCACGTCGACTGGGCGCGCGTCGGCCCGGCCTACCGCGAGGAACTGGTGCGCACCCTGGAAAAGCGCGGGCTGTCCGGTTTCAGCGAGGAGTTCGAGATCGTGGACGCGGTGACCCCGGCCGACTGGGCGGCACGCGGGCTCGGTGCCGGGACGCCGTTCTCACTGGCGCACACATTCGCCCAAACGGGACCTTTCCGCCCGCGCAATGTGCTGCGAGGCATCGAAAACGCGGCGCTGGCCGGGTGCGGGACCACGCCCGGCGTCGGCATCCCGCCGGTGCTCATCTCCGGAAAGCTCGCCGCCGCCCGGATCCTCGCCCGAACAGGTGCCGCGGTGGCGCACCGCGGCTAG
- a CDS encoding AzlC family ABC transporter permease, which yields MTSETSRTSGYLAGIRVGAGFATATAVLGLTFGALTQSLGWGVLAPLACSALVFSGSAQFAMAAALAGDGGIGVAVGAAALINARFLPMGVAAASDFKGGRLRRALEGQAVVDASWAAAHLGGGRFDREKMIGGTIVQFPAWVLGTLAGVLVAPPADVVHRFGLDVVFPGFFLLLLIDELRKEPAAREVAALAVVLAAGLALVLPVGLAIVGSAAAALLGLRTRRAGQRNVTT from the coding sequence ATGACCTCCGAGACATCGAGGACCAGCGGCTACCTCGCCGGGATCCGGGTCGGCGCCGGGTTCGCCACGGCGACCGCGGTGCTGGGGCTGACCTTCGGGGCGCTCACCCAGTCGCTCGGCTGGGGCGTGCTCGCGCCGCTCGCCTGCTCGGCGCTGGTGTTCTCCGGCTCGGCGCAGTTCGCGATGGCCGCGGCGCTGGCGGGCGACGGCGGGATCGGCGTGGCGGTCGGGGCGGCCGCGCTGATCAACGCGCGGTTCCTGCCGATGGGCGTGGCCGCCGCGAGCGACTTCAAGGGCGGCAGGCTGCGGCGGGCGCTGGAAGGCCAGGCCGTGGTGGACGCCTCCTGGGCGGCCGCGCACCTCGGCGGCGGCCGGTTCGACCGGGAGAAGATGATCGGCGGCACGATCGTGCAGTTCCCGGCCTGGGTGCTCGGCACGCTCGCCGGCGTGCTGGTCGCGCCGCCCGCCGACGTGGTGCACCGGTTCGGCCTGGACGTGGTGTTCCCCGGCTTCTTCCTGCTCCTGCTGATCGACGAGCTGCGCAAGGAACCGGCGGCCCGTGAGGTCGCCGCGCTGGCCGTGGTCCTGGCCGCCGGGCTGGCACTGGTGCTGCCGGTCGGCCTCGCCATCGTCGGTTCGGCCGCCGCCGCGCTGCTCGGCCTGCGAACCCGGCGAGCCGGACAACGGAACGTGACGACATGA
- a CDS encoding DUF885 domain-containing protein has translation MVSTEQGVHAICDRYVDDLAAADPVAATVFGIAGHDDKLTDYSPAGYTARATLARRALEAVQAAEPADDGERAAKAVFLERIGLELEIHDAGLDLSALNVIASPVQDLRMVFDLMPTETAEDWQRIATRMAAVPDSLDGLRSSLLTAADAGRVAALRQVSKVAEQAETWAGLHGKKGYFSTLIDGAPERTPELERGARLAEEAYAELAGFLRAELAPVAPTKDAVGEEVYQLWSRFFVGAKLDLQEAYTWGWAEFLRLEAEMREVADRIKPGGTLAEAAATLDADERYRVRGRDAFEAWMQNLSDEALKSLRGKHFEIPDAVMALECKIAPPGGGVGAYYTSPSEDFSRFGRMWWSLPADKDEFTTWREVSTVYHEGAPGHHLQIATAVYQSASLNKYQRMIAFTSGHAEGWALYTERLMQDLGYLDDDGDLLGMLSEQLFRAARVIVDIGMHLELEIPADADFHPGERWTPELGLEFMLTRTITDEAHVYDEIDRYLGWPGQAPSYKLGERLWLAAREEARARKGNSFDIKEFHTKALALGGMGLDTLREQLARLD, from the coding sequence ATGGTTTCCACTGAACAGGGCGTGCACGCGATCTGCGACCGCTACGTCGACGACCTCGCCGCCGCCGACCCGGTCGCCGCGACGGTGTTCGGCATCGCCGGGCACGACGACAAGCTGACCGACTACTCGCCCGCCGGGTACACCGCCCGCGCGACGCTGGCCCGCCGCGCGCTGGAGGCGGTCCAGGCCGCCGAACCCGCCGACGACGGCGAGCGCGCGGCGAAGGCGGTCTTCCTCGAGCGGATCGGGCTGGAGCTGGAGATCCACGACGCCGGGCTGGACCTGTCCGCGCTGAACGTGATCGCGAGCCCGGTGCAGGACCTGCGCATGGTCTTCGACCTGATGCCCACCGAAACCGCCGAGGACTGGCAGCGGATCGCCACCCGGATGGCCGCGGTGCCGGATAGCCTCGACGGCCTGCGCTCCTCGCTGCTGACCGCGGCCGACGCCGGCCGGGTGGCCGCGCTGCGCCAGGTCAGCAAGGTCGCCGAGCAGGCGGAAACCTGGGCCGGGCTGCATGGCAAGAAGGGCTACTTCAGCACGCTGATCGACGGCGCGCCGGAACGCACGCCGGAACTCGAGCGCGGGGCCCGGCTCGCCGAAGAGGCGTACGCCGAACTCGCCGGTTTCCTGCGGGCCGAACTCGCGCCGGTCGCTCCGACGAAGGACGCCGTCGGCGAAGAGGTCTACCAGTTGTGGTCCCGGTTCTTCGTCGGCGCGAAGCTGGACCTGCAGGAGGCCTACACCTGGGGCTGGGCGGAATTCCTGCGCCTGGAAGCGGAAATGCGCGAGGTCGCCGACCGGATCAAGCCGGGCGGGACGCTCGCCGAGGCGGCCGCCACGCTCGACGCCGATGAGCGCTACCGCGTGCGGGGCCGGGACGCTTTCGAAGCCTGGATGCAGAATCTGTCCGATGAGGCGCTGAAGTCGTTGCGTGGCAAGCACTTCGAGATCCCCGACGCGGTGATGGCGCTGGAGTGCAAGATCGCGCCGCCCGGTGGCGGGGTCGGCGCGTACTACACCTCGCCGAGCGAGGACTTCAGCCGTTTCGGCCGGATGTGGTGGTCGCTGCCCGCGGACAAGGACGAGTTCACCACCTGGCGCGAGGTCAGCACCGTCTACCACGAGGGCGCGCCGGGGCACCACCTGCAGATCGCCACCGCGGTGTACCAGTCGGCCTCGCTGAACAAGTACCAGCGCATGATCGCGTTCACCTCCGGGCACGCCGAGGGCTGGGCGCTCTACACCGAGCGGCTGATGCAGGACCTCGGTTACCTGGACGACGACGGCGACCTGCTCGGCATGCTGTCGGAGCAGCTTTTCCGCGCCGCACGGGTGATCGTGGACATCGGCATGCACCTGGAACTGGAAATCCCGGCCGACGCCGACTTCCACCCGGGGGAGCGCTGGACGCCCGAACTGGGCCTGGAGTTCATGCTGACCCGCACCATCACCGACGAAGCACACGTGTACGACGAGATCGACCGGTACCTCGGCTGGCCGGGGCAGGCGCCGTCGTACAAGCTCGGCGAGCGGCTGTGGCTGGCCGCGCGTGAGGAGGCGCGGGCGCGCAAGGGGAATTCCTTCGACATCAAGGAGTTCCACACCAAGGCGCTCGCACTCGGCGGCATGGGCCTGGACACCCTGCGCGAGCAACTGGCCCGCCTCGACTGA
- a CDS encoding methylenetetrahydrofolate reductase: MTSVVERLRGNETVFSVEFFPPRDDADEAILWRSIRELEGYDPAYMSITYGAGGTSRDGTIRSIARVATETTLVPMAHLTAVNHSVAELRNVIGWYAAVGVRNILALRGDPPGDPYGEWIPHPAGLNYAEELVELVRSLGDFCVGVSAFPYGHPRSADLDEDTRHLVRKFNAGADFAIAQLFFEAEDFLRLRDRVAAAGSDALMIPGIMPLTTPRTLRKTIELSGASAPGRLLERLSPLEDDPAAFRAEGLDVVTELCERLIAEGVPDLHFYTFNRSKATREVVNRLGLVPARA; encoded by the coding sequence ATGACCTCGGTGGTGGAACGGCTGCGCGGCAACGAAACCGTGTTCTCGGTGGAGTTCTTCCCGCCCCGTGACGACGCCGACGAAGCGATCCTGTGGCGGTCGATCCGGGAGCTGGAGGGGTACGACCCGGCGTACATGTCGATCACCTACGGCGCCGGCGGGACCAGCCGCGACGGCACCATCCGCAGCATCGCCAGGGTGGCCACGGAGACCACGCTGGTGCCGATGGCGCACCTGACCGCGGTCAACCACTCGGTCGCCGAACTGCGCAACGTGATCGGCTGGTACGCCGCGGTCGGCGTGCGCAACATCCTCGCCCTGCGCGGCGACCCGCCCGGCGACCCGTACGGCGAGTGGATCCCGCACCCGGCCGGGCTGAACTACGCCGAGGAACTGGTCGAGCTGGTGCGCTCGCTCGGGGACTTCTGCGTCGGTGTGTCCGCGTTCCCCTACGGCCACCCGCGCTCGGCCGACCTCGACGAGGACACCCGCCACCTGGTGCGGAAGTTCAACGCGGGCGCCGACTTCGCCATCGCCCAGCTGTTCTTCGAGGCGGAGGACTTCCTGCGCCTGCGCGACCGGGTCGCCGCGGCCGGTTCGGACGCGCTGATGATCCCGGGCATCATGCCGCTGACCACCCCGCGGACCCTGCGCAAGACGATCGAGCTGTCCGGCGCCAGCGCGCCCGGCAGGCTGCTCGAGCGGCTCTCCCCGCTGGAGGACGACCCCGCCGCGTTCCGCGCCGAAGGGCTCGACGTGGTCACCGAACTGTGCGAGCGGCTTATCGCCGAAGGCGTGCCGGACCTGCACTTCTACACCTTCAACCGGTCCAAGGCCACCCGCGAGGTGGTCAACCGGCTAGGCCTGGTCCCGGCACGCGCGTAA
- a CDS encoding Rv2175c family DNA-binding protein, giving the protein MSAIPVADDVLDADVAVLPLGEVATALGQSANKVRQLLRDGQLIAVRRSGELVVPADFLVGNAVVKGLGGTITVLADAGFGRTEMLRWLFAADETLPGSTPINALRSSHGTEVKRRAQAMAF; this is encoded by the coding sequence GTGAGTGCGATTCCAGTCGCCGATGACGTCCTCGACGCCGACGTGGCCGTGCTTCCGCTCGGGGAAGTGGCCACCGCGCTCGGGCAGTCGGCCAACAAGGTCCGGCAGCTGCTCCGCGATGGTCAGCTGATCGCCGTCCGCCGCTCGGGTGAGCTGGTGGTCCCGGCCGATTTCCTGGTCGGCAACGCCGTGGTCAAGGGCCTCGGCGGCACCATCACCGTGCTCGCGGACGCCGGTTTCGGCCGCACCGAGATGTTGCGCTGGCTCTTCGCCGCGGACGAGACCCTGCCGGGCAGCACGCCGATCAACGCGCTGCGCTCCAGCCACGGCACCGAGGTCAAGCGGCGCGCCCAGGCGATGGCCTTCTAG
- a CDS encoding CGNR zinc finger domain-containing protein gives MADSWRGYSLAGGHIALDLVNTVSWRGDPPRRLDRLELPGFFTHWLEETGLGRFDGDLSAVYPGLRELRELLYALLAEGDPAQADLDRFGELLAATHARAKAEPSLPVRWSVPVETPDDLLPALVLRADELLRSPETANIRRCEGRGCAWLFIDSTRNHSRRWCRSDDCGNRERARRHYQRTREPV, from the coding sequence ATGGCGGACAGCTGGCGCGGGTACTCCCTCGCGGGTGGGCACATCGCGCTCGACCTGGTCAACACGGTGTCGTGGCGCGGCGATCCGCCCCGGCGGCTGGATCGGCTCGAACTGCCCGGCTTCTTCACCCACTGGCTCGAAGAAACCGGACTGGGCCGCTTCGACGGTGATCTGTCCGCCGTCTACCCGGGCCTGCGCGAGTTGCGCGAACTGCTCTACGCCCTGCTCGCCGAGGGCGACCCGGCGCAGGCGGACCTCGACCGCTTCGGCGAACTGCTCGCCGCGACACACGCGCGGGCGAAGGCCGAACCTTCGCTGCCGGTGCGGTGGTCGGTGCCGGTGGAGACGCCGGACGACCTCCTCCCGGCGCTCGTACTGCGGGCCGACGAACTGCTGCGGTCCCCCGAAACGGCGAACATCCGGCGGTGCGAAGGCCGCGGGTGCGCCTGGCTGTTCATCGACAGCACCCGCAACCATTCCCGCCGCTGGTGCCGGTCGGACGACTGCGGCAACCGCGAACGCGCCCGGCGCCACTACCAGCGCACGCGCGAACCCGTCTGA
- a CDS encoding polyprenyl synthetase family protein: MSEPGFDADFPAHVERALEKFLCEAGDPIRAIEPITGPGVDALSEFVLGGGKRLRPTFAWWGWRGAGGDPDGPDADGVLQAVASLELVQACALIHDDLMDSSDSRRGSPTVHVAFAKRHADHGWLGSAAGFGQAAAVLLGDLALAWADDMFAAAPLPAQTLAAARPAWRAMRTEVLAGQYLDVHTQATGDASPEAALRIDRLKTAAYTVQRPLHLGAALAGADDRLIGALLSFGRDLGVAFQLRDDLLGVFGDPSITGKPAGDDLREGKRTLLLALGMELAGAQGRQADATVIADAVGDKDLTEDAVTEVREALTGVGAVAAVERRIEDLTSAALDSLDAAELAEPAPTRLRELAVQATQRKY; encoded by the coding sequence ATGAGCGAGCCGGGCTTCGACGCCGATTTCCCCGCGCACGTCGAGCGTGCGCTCGAGAAGTTCCTGTGTGAAGCGGGCGACCCGATCCGCGCGATCGAACCGATCACCGGCCCCGGCGTGGACGCGCTCAGCGAGTTCGTGCTCGGCGGTGGCAAGCGGTTGCGCCCGACCTTCGCCTGGTGGGGCTGGCGCGGCGCGGGCGGTGACCCGGACGGCCCGGACGCCGACGGCGTGCTGCAGGCGGTCGCCAGCCTGGAACTGGTGCAGGCCTGCGCGCTGATCCACGACGACCTGATGGACTCCTCCGACTCCCGCCGCGGTTCGCCGACGGTGCACGTCGCCTTCGCCAAGCGCCACGCCGACCACGGCTGGCTGGGCTCGGCGGCCGGTTTCGGCCAGGCCGCGGCCGTGCTGCTCGGCGACCTCGCACTGGCGTGGGCCGACGACATGTTCGCCGCCGCCCCGCTGCCCGCCCAGACCTTGGCCGCCGCGCGACCGGCTTGGCGCGCGATGCGTACCGAGGTGCTCGCCGGGCAATACCTGGACGTGCACACCCAGGCCACCGGCGACGCCTCCCCCGAGGCCGCGCTGCGCATCGACCGGCTGAAGACCGCCGCCTACACCGTCCAGCGCCCGCTGCACCTCGGCGCCGCGCTGGCCGGGGCGGACGACCGGCTGATCGGCGCGCTCCTTTCCTTCGGGCGCGACCTCGGTGTCGCCTTCCAGCTGCGTGACGACCTGCTCGGCGTGTTCGGTGACCCGTCGATCACCGGCAAGCCCGCCGGGGACGACCTGCGGGAAGGCAAGCGGACGCTGCTGCTCGCGCTGGGCATGGAACTCGCGGGCGCGCAGGGCCGCCAGGCCGACGCGACCGTGATCGCCGACGCGGTCGGCGACAAGGACCTCACCGAAGACGCGGTCACCGAGGTACGCGAAGCGCTGACCGGCGTCGGTGCGGTGGCCGCGGTCGAACGCCGCATCGAAGACCTCACCTCGGCGGCGCTGGACTCGCTCGACGCCGCCGAACTCGCCGAACCGGCCCCCACCCGGCTGCGGGAACTCGCGGTCCAGGCCACGCAGAGGAAGTACTAG
- a CDS encoding LLM class F420-dependent oxidoreductase, with protein sequence MTTPNRPIRVGVQIQPQHADYATIRRAASEAEDLGVDIAFNWDHFYPLYGEPDGKHYECWTMLGAWAESTSRVEIGALVTCNSYRNPELLADMARTVDNISDGRLILGIGSGWFERDYTEYGYEFGTAGGRLNDLGEALPRIEARLGKLNPQPVRKIPVLIGGGGEKKTLRLVAKHADIWHGFGDPETVERKVRILDQHCADVGRDPAEIERSVSVESEPSALGPQLLEHGVSLFTVGVTGPDYDFSLLRQWVEWRDKTNG encoded by the coding sequence ATGACGACACCCAACCGGCCGATCCGGGTCGGAGTCCAGATCCAGCCCCAGCACGCCGACTACGCCACCATCCGCCGGGCCGCGTCCGAGGCCGAGGACCTCGGGGTGGACATCGCCTTCAACTGGGACCACTTCTACCCGCTCTACGGGGAACCCGACGGCAAGCACTACGAGTGCTGGACCATGCTCGGTGCCTGGGCCGAATCCACCTCGCGGGTGGAGATCGGCGCGCTGGTCACCTGCAACAGCTACCGCAACCCCGAACTGCTCGCCGACATGGCGCGCACGGTGGACAACATCAGCGACGGCAGGCTGATCCTCGGCATCGGCTCCGGCTGGTTCGAACGGGACTACACCGAATACGGCTACGAGTTCGGCACCGCCGGCGGCAGGCTGAACGACCTCGGCGAGGCGCTGCCGCGGATCGAGGCGCGGCTCGGGAAGCTGAACCCGCAGCCGGTGCGCAAGATCCCGGTGCTCATCGGTGGTGGCGGCGAGAAGAAGACGCTGCGCCTGGTGGCCAAGCACGCCGACATCTGGCACGGCTTCGGCGACCCGGAGACCGTGGAGCGCAAGGTGCGGATCCTCGACCAGCACTGCGCCGACGTCGGCCGCGACCCGGCGGAGATCGAGCGCTCGGTCTCCGTGGAGTCCGAGCCGAGCGCGCTGGGCCCGCAGCTGCTCGAGCACGGCGTCTCGCTGTTCACCGTCGGCGTGACCGGCCCCGACTACGACTTCTCGCTGCTGCGCCAGTGGGTCGAATGGCGGGACAAGACCAACGGCTGA